Genomic segment of Arachis hypogaea cultivar Tifrunner chromosome 11, arahy.Tifrunner.gnm2.J5K5, whole genome shotgun sequence:
GGATACATTAagcttctttcttttttatttttttattattattattattattttgaattgggAGTTCTacattactttttttttgtttaaaatgacATGGTTTAaagattttgataaataaaaaatatttttgggactattaacttcaaaggataaatttgagtaattattaattttagaaattacttTAAGATTTAAGTATAATTTTAAAGACTACTTTAAGACTTAACTCAActctacaaaaaaaataatattttggatGGCaattgtatttttctataattgagGGCCCGTTTGGAAAATTCTAGAAGtagctttttttaacttttgacttatgaaaagtagtagtattaatgtcgggtgcaattttcaaaaccaaattgcaactttctaagaagttattttggagcttatagagaagttaaaaaaaatgacttctctcgtaatatttctacttttcattatatttctttaaaataagtacttttagagttaaaaatccaaacacaaaataacttatttataagttacttttaacagaatcatttattatttaagttattttatcaaaaagaacttaattaagttagttccaaaataattaattgaatggGTATTTATTGGGATGCGGCATCGCAGAGATGAAAAGAATTAACAGAATGGGGGTGTGCATGTAGTCCAAAATATAGAAAGGAGGCGTGTGAAGGAAGACAGCACATGAGATGTGGTAAATTGAAGAGTCAGCAATATACTATCGGTATCACCACTTCACTCACTTCCAGCTGCCTCTTTAGTCGTCTTCACCTTCCACCATCATCCAATCCATGTAACCAAAATTAACTTAGCATTCAATTCAATGTGCTTCCTAACATTACGTGTATCCCTCTCATTGTATATATATTGTACTTTACCTTTTCTCTTCTTACTATACTACAATATAAATAGTCCCCACCTCTACTCCctccttcccttttcttttctctttctcttcctctgttTTTTCGTATATTCTGGGATCAATCCGATCCTTCTAATTTTCGGATTTTCCCTTCTGTTTTTCTTGGTCTCCTCCCCCTGTATTTTCACTTCAATTTCTGCGGTGCCTCGAACCAAATCCAACCATGGAAGAGAAGGTACTCCACTTCAATTCTGCAAATTAAAAACTGCTTCAAAATTAAGTTGTGACATGTATATATAATTCAATTGATTGAATTTAATGATGCAGGTGACGATAATGAGACTCAAGGTTGATCTTGAGTGTAACAAGTGCTACAAGAAGGTCAAGAAGGTTCTCTGCAAATTCCCTCGTGAGTCTCCTCTCCTACTCGTTCAAGAgcaatttaatttgaaaatttaattcaTTATTGAGATATCAAATTGAGTTGATTTGTTTCTTTGgcgtttgaacaagagaaattcGAGACCAGGTGTACGACGAGAAGAACAACATCGTCACCATCACTGTAGTTTGCTGCAACCCCGAGAAGCTCAGGGATAAGCTCTGCTGCAAAGCCTGTGGCACCATCAAGAGCATTGAGATTGTCGAACCTCCCAAGCCCAAGCCTCAGCCCGAAAAGCCTAAACCCAAGCCCCCGGAGAAGCCCAAGGATCCAGAGAAGCCTAAGCAACCGGAGAAGCCTAAGGACCCCGAGAAGCCCAAGGAACCACCCAAGCCCAAGGAACCCGAGAAGCCCAAGGAACCACCACCAGCTCCGGAGCCTGCTCCGGAACCAGCTCCTGCTCCGGTTCCAGTTCCGGTGCCAGTACCCGTGCCGGTTCCTGCACCTGCTCCTCCACCAGCTCCGGCTCCTGATCCTCCTCCACCTCCGGCTCCGGCTCCAGCACCTCCTCCTCCGTGTGAGCCCGTTCCGGTGTGTCCACCGGCACCACCACCGGCGGTGGTTCCAATTGGGATGTGTTGTGGGCCATGTTATGAAGGTCGGCCCGGTGGGCCGTGCTTTCAGGGGTACGGGGGGCCGCCATCGTGGTACGATGGGTATTACGAGAGGCCCGTGTATGACAGTTACGGTGGGGGCAGGCCGTGTTACGTGAGCCGTTGCGATGAATATTTCTGTGAAGATAACACGTCAGCTTGCTCCGTCATGTGAGATTTTCTGCGCTATTCGCCATCCTCATGCCatgcatctctctctctctttctctctctcttcaaccaattatttctttctttttctggttATCATTACAAATTCACGGCgaataatgaatgaatgtgaaaatATTGAAGTCACAGAGAATAAGAGAGTTACTCCATGTAACTCGTCATTCTAAAATATACAGTGTATACCaatatatatagtagtagtagttttAATATCATACATAATTTCtttcttgatttgtttgtttgttttttcttttttcaacttGTTTCTAGTTTTctagtgtgtgtatatatataataataataatttttgaacGACGATAACGTCTAATAATTGATGAATACTAAATATTTTCGCTTGAACAAATTCTGCACTACTGCTACTAGCTAGGGAAGCATGATGATACGATAGGTTAGTGAATTAATTAATCGTGTTGACAAATTAGGCGAGTGATGGAACTATATAGCTATTCcgggaagtgcatttatttgctTGTAAGCAAATTAAGGGTGAAGTGTGGATTTATTTGATTTACTCAAAAAGAGAAGTAGCTTTGGTAGTGGGGATTGAAATAGTGTGTGTACACGTTGAAATGTATTGTACTTTAATTTCGATGTTATTGGAAGTAATTGAACAACTTTCTAACCACGATCCAACCCACTAATTAATGCACTTTAATTACGTCATTGTctcccttttctctctatttttttcttttctgtgctaGCTCCTTTCTATGATCATTTACTTATTATCTAGAAATTTTACACTTTACTACTATACTACTATACTACTAGTGAGTTATCATTTTTCTGTTCGTTGTTGCTGCTTTTCTTATTATTACAATACATAGCTTATATAATTTGCTagctagaaaaataataataaacattacTATTAAGATTATTATTGCAAATTAAACTTGTTCGTTTGAGATTAATAATGTGTTATTGAAGTGGGAATTTGGAATAGGAATGTGACAAATACGTGAGCTTATGAGGGGTACGTGTTGTTTATATatttagagaaataaaaataagggTTGGCCTAATATGCTTTAGTTGGTATTGAGGAGTGACCTCAGTAGAAAATGACAACTTGACAACCATGATCCTCTTCTTTATTTCATTGCGATATTATCATTATCAGATCCATGCATGAACCTAGCTAACACACAATAATACAAGGGCCGATCATtcgtattttatttattaataattaattttctaaacggttccgctacgttaccaacagtatatctgccaacttctgctaactcttatttataattgtgtttcatgaaaatgtgttcgtggatgtgtctaataaaaatatcttttttatagtattttctggatgtgtctctttatatatgtatttaaaatatattaattattagacacatccacaaacacacttccataaaacacaattataaataagagttggcagaagttagcaaataatatgttggtaccctatacttttccttttctaAACCATGCATTGTAAGCTCACTTATTACAAGAAATTAAGGCTATTCAAATCAGTCataaattagttatatattttgaactttttttttttattttactatcaTATATCCTAAAGATAAAAGATATAAGTTAAATatattatagaaaatattttaatattatttattataaaataaaaaacttttgcattttcaatttataaaaataataaataacattaaaatatttttttatagtatagtTAATTTATATTCTAAAGACATTGGATAACAAAAACTTTTTTTAATTCACTTCCTTTAGAAGtgcaaggtaattaaaataaaggaaCTTTTACACATACAAGTTTAGTTTAGTTAGGGGATCGGATCTATTATCAGCCGACATTATTCCCTTTATTAGTTTGGCATTTCCATAAAGTAACATTAGAAAGTGTGTTTCTTATCAAACAAGGGAAAGGGACATTGTAATGTCAATCCAGAGATACAAGTTGCTTTCAGTGAAAGATACTGTATAGTTCAATTATTGTCTTAATTTGCAAAATTTTTATGTGATTCTCATCGACATTCATAGCTGTGCCAATGCTTTTATATTAggtggtgttcataccctggcccaataaatagggcccaagatctaagcaaagaagcccaacccaaagggttggccctcCTCCCGTACCAGCCTTCGTCCCAGAAGTCGGTGCTAaacacgacctgctccaaagaagtcggatacgagggttagctggcagataacactcattcgaatgagtaactgcccctagaaactctctaaccacttcatagagccatatcttaacctccctaagatatgggaacggttatccgcctaaaaaggtggcactacttcagcggtggttattggttcaccacta
This window contains:
- the LOC112722813 gene encoding uncharacterized protein; this encodes MEEKVTIMRLKVDLECNKCYKKVKKVLCKFPQIRDQVYDEKNNIVTITVVCCNPEKLRDKLCCKACGTIKSIEIVEPPKPKPQPEKPKPKPPEKPKDPEKPKQPEKPKDPEKPKEPPKPKEPEKPKEPPPAPEPAPEPAPAPVPVPVPVPVPVPAPAPPPAPAPDPPPPPAPAPAPPPPCEPVPVCPPAPPPAVVPIGMCCGPCYEGRPGGPCFQGYGGPPSWYDGYYERPVYDSYGGGRPCYVSRCDEYFCEDNTSACSVM